A region of Thermobifida halotolerans DNA encodes the following proteins:
- a CDS encoding iron-containing alcohol dehydrogenase family protein — MLASPLSIDVRRGAISDLGLLLVDRRIANEGRIAVAVGPGQGAQIATDLDLPNCEVFRVEDCTVDTANELGKKLRAGAYEAVAGIGGGKTIDVTKFAATMAGIPMVAVATNLSHDGIASPVSSLEHESGKGSYGVNMPIAVVVDVDYVRAAPSRLVRSGIGDALSNLSAIADWELAGAEMGEPVDGMAVTFARVAAEAVLHRGDSVESQDFLTALAEALVLSGMAMSVAGSSRPASGSDHEILHAVDQLYPGTSNHGELAGLGTLYAYFLRVRHLDEGRQQFEDVRACLLRHGLPTVPADVGLDEERFARAVAFAPSTRPGRYTVLEHLNLSEDEIRRSVRDYVQALGR; from the coding sequence ATGCTCGCCTCGCCGCTCTCGATCGACGTGCGGCGGGGGGCGATCAGCGACCTCGGCCTGCTGCTCGTCGACCGGCGTATCGCCAACGAGGGGCGGATCGCGGTGGCGGTCGGCCCCGGCCAGGGCGCCCAGATCGCCACCGACCTCGACCTGCCCAACTGCGAGGTCTTCCGGGTCGAGGACTGCACCGTGGACACCGCCAACGAGCTCGGCAAGAAGCTGCGGGCGGGGGCCTACGAGGCGGTCGCCGGCATCGGCGGCGGCAAGACCATCGACGTCACCAAGTTCGCCGCCACCATGGCGGGGATCCCGATGGTCGCGGTCGCCACCAACCTGTCCCACGACGGCATCGCCTCCCCGGTCAGCTCGCTGGAGCACGAGAGCGGCAAGGGCTCCTACGGGGTGAACATGCCGATCGCGGTCGTGGTGGACGTGGACTACGTGCGCGCGGCGCCGTCCCGCCTGGTCCGCTCGGGGATCGGCGACGCGCTCAGCAACCTGTCCGCGATCGCCGACTGGGAGCTGGCCGGAGCCGAGATGGGCGAACCGGTGGACGGCATGGCCGTCACCTTCGCCCGCGTCGCGGCCGAGGCGGTCCTGCACCGCGGCGACTCCGTCGAGTCCCAGGACTTCCTGACCGCGCTGGCCGAGGCGCTGGTGCTGTCGGGGATGGCGATGTCGGTGGCCGGGTCCAGCCGCCCCGCCAGCGGCTCCGACCACGAGATCCTGCACGCCGTCGACCAGCTCTACCCGGGGACCAGCAACCACGGTGAGCTGGCCGGGCTGGGCACGCTGTACGCCTACTTCCTGCGCGTGCGGCACCTGGACGAGGGCCGGCAGCAGTTCGAGGACGTCCGCGCCTGCCTGCTGCGCCACGGGCTGCCGACCGTGCCCGCCGACGTGGGGCTGGACGAGGAGCGGTTCGCCCGCGCCGTGGCCTTCGCGCCGTCCACGCGCCCGGGACGCTACACGGTCCTGGAGCACCTCAACCTTTCCGAAGACGAGATCAGGCGGAGCGTTCGCGACTATGTCCAAGCCCTCGGTCGCTGA